The following is a genomic window from Leptospira selangorensis.
ACCTCTTGCTTTGACGACAAACCTTTCGGAAAAAGTGATACATGAAAAAGCTATGTATTGGTTGGAGAAGGTCGGCATCGCACATAGAGCCCATAACTTCCCAAGCCAACTTTCAGGTGGAGAAGAACAAAGAGTAGCGATAGCTCGTTCTTTTATACATGACCCTAAACTCCTTTTTGCGGATGAGCCCACTGCAAACCTAGATAAGAAGAATGGCGAGAATATCATGTCTCTTCTGAAACAATTGAATAGAGACCGTAAATCCACTTTATTAGTTGTTACTCATGATCCTAAGGTTGCTTCGATGGCGGATAGGATCTTAGAAATGAGAGATGGGGTCATCTTAAGCGGTGCAAAACCTAAAGCTGCCGCTAAGAAGACAGTATCTAGGAAGAAAAAATGAATATTAGATTCTTTCTACGGGTAATGTTCAGAGAAATCTTTTCTAAAAAGACTTCTTCCTTACAGATTATCTTAGCGATCACAATCGGAACCGGTGCAGTTCTCGCAGTCCATTCGTATAGGGATCAATTTACTTCTTCTATTATCA
Proteins encoded in this region:
- a CDS encoding ABC transporter ATP-binding protein → MLSISGLNKSYTVADQTFNVLKDVSFQVKSGEFVAVIGPSGSGKSTLLAVSAGLDKADSGTVLLDGISLFDKSEDELAKIRGEQIGFVFQNFQLIKTLNALENVSLPLALTTNLSEKVIHEKAMYWLEKVGIAHRAHNFPSQLSGGEEQRVAIARSFIHDPKLLFADEPTANLDKKNGENIMSLLKQLNRDRKSTLLVVTHDPKVASMADRILEMRDGVILSGAKPKAAAKKTVSRKKK